A genomic region of Bernardetia sp. ABR2-2B contains the following coding sequences:
- a CDS encoding glycosyltransferase family 2 protein — MLKDKLLSLIVPVYFEEECIEQFITETTKVLEEHSINYEIIFIDDGSKDNTVELIKAQALNNKNLKLIEFSYNHGKQAALTAGITYAEGDYLLMMDPDLQDPPIEIPSFIRKIEEGYDLVFGVRKEKKDNIINVIFSKLFWWILERFTGLNLPRGLAVMRIFNRRFTNQFLKYNESSRFIEGMFMHVGMKQATITIEQRERFAGVSKFNFSRKLNLAFDAILDFSDLPLKNIIRIGSYMVAFGFFAAFFIVIAKLLLIDFQMGWASIMVSMLIGFGIQLIMMGIVGVYVGKIYKQVKQRPLYSVKTITNLADK, encoded by the coding sequence ATGTTAAAAGACAAGTTACTTTCTTTAATTGTTCCAGTATATTTTGAAGAAGAATGTATCGAACAATTTATTACCGAAACTACGAAAGTATTAGAAGAGCATTCTATCAATTACGAAATCATTTTTATTGATGATGGAAGTAAAGACAATACAGTAGAATTAATAAAAGCACAAGCTCTAAATAATAAAAACCTTAAATTAATAGAGTTTTCATATAACCATGGCAAACAAGCAGCACTTACAGCAGGAATAACCTATGCTGAAGGAGATTATTTGCTAATGATGGATCCAGATTTACAAGACCCTCCTATAGAAATTCCTAGCTTTATAAGAAAGATTGAAGAGGGATATGATTTGGTATTTGGTGTACGTAAGGAGAAAAAAGACAATATTATAAATGTGATTTTTTCTAAACTTTTTTGGTGGATTTTAGAGCGTTTTACAGGACTTAATTTACCTAGAGGTTTAGCTGTTATGCGTATTTTTAATCGTCGCTTTACAAATCAGTTTCTAAAATATAATGAGTCCAGTAGATTTATAGAAGGAATGTTTATGCATGTGGGAATGAAACAAGCTACGATTACCATCGAACAAAGAGAACGCTTTGCAGGAGTCAGTAAATTTAATTTTAGTCGTAAACTCAATCTAGCCTTTGACGCTATTTTAGATTTTTCAGACCTTCCTCTCAAAAATATTATTCGTATAGGTTCTTATATGGTTGCTTTTGGTTTCTTTGCTGCTTTTTTTATTGTCATTGCCAAACTTCTTCTTATTGATTTTCAAATGGGTTGGGCTTCTATTATGGTTTCTATGCTTATTGGTTTTGGTATTCAACTAATAATGATGGGAATTGTGGGAGTTTATGTAGGTAAAATATACAAACAAGTAAAACAGAGACCACTTTATTCAGTCAAGACAATTACTAATTTAGCAGACAAATGA
- a CDS encoding HAD family hydrolase, with protein MPYKYIFFDVANTLLQKPQLFIKIHKVLVEYGYEVEIHYLKRIHKLLSETIAFPDKTSKEFYHHFNAELLYAIGILPNSELLEDIFAACTYMEWQPFDDTDYLNQITIPTGIISNWDTSLESKLKSYFTCDFFEIYGSQKEGVKKPALDFYKRAIKKLDCPTNQILYVGDSIKLDTQPARKLGIEAILIDRENVFPYYKEPKINSLHQLSTFLD; from the coding sequence ATGCCTTACAAATATATATTTTTTGATGTTGCTAATACGCTACTTCAAAAACCTCAATTATTTATAAAAATACATAAAGTATTGGTAGAATACGGTTATGAAGTAGAGATTCATTATCTAAAACGTATTCATAAACTACTTAGCGAAACTATTGCTTTTCCTGACAAAACTTCTAAGGAGTTTTACCATCATTTTAATGCAGAGTTATTGTATGCTATCGGTATTTTACCTAATTCTGAACTCTTAGAAGATATTTTTGCTGCCTGTACTTATATGGAATGGCAACCGTTTGATGATACAGATTATCTCAATCAAATTACTATCCCAACAGGGATTATTTCAAATTGGGATACATCTTTAGAATCTAAATTAAAATCTTATTTTACTTGTGATTTTTTTGAAATTTATGGTTCACAAAAAGAAGGAGTTAAAAAACCAGCTTTAGATTTTTATAAAAGAGCTATCAAAAAACTAGATTGCCCTACTAACCAAATTCTTTATGTAGGAGATTCTATAAAATTAGATACTCAACCTGCTCGTAAACTAGGAATAGAAGCCATTCTGATTGATAGAGAAAACGTATTTCCATATTATAAAGAACCTAAAATTAATTCATTACATCAACTTTCTACATTTTTAGACTGA
- a CDS encoding ATP-grasp domain-containing protein, with protein MKRTINILVTGIGGNVGQGILRNIQAYAKENEQFMFRIVGLNVTPISAGNHLCDKTYEVEYAYDENYIPSIMSICKTEKIDVIFPSTDYEVYYLSKNAHKLPKMAVSPTETNEVFLDKYKTWEFFSKYQIPFAHSYLPSTYPENAFQSYILKPKEGRGSRGIHINPKNIKDFSDDYMVQELWTGKEITCAFYVTRQQKLHGFITFERELQSGATAFCEVIQKYDSELEKIIQKMMLHLKIVGSCNIQAIVTKEGKIMPFEINGRISGTNSIRSQFGFKDIEYILEEYVFDKEPTVPKITKGSAIRILMDVIYPNSELKEPKNTQTDHFIY; from the coding sequence ATGAAAAGAACAATTAATATACTAGTTACTGGAATAGGGGGGAATGTTGGACAAGGTATTCTGAGAAATATACAGGCTTATGCAAAAGAAAATGAGCAATTTATGTTTCGTATTGTAGGTCTAAACGTAACACCCATTTCGGCTGGAAATCATCTCTGTGATAAAACCTATGAAGTAGAATACGCTTATGATGAAAATTATATTCCTTCAATTATGTCTATTTGTAAGACTGAAAAAATAGACGTTATTTTTCCCAGTACAGATTATGAAGTTTATTATTTGAGCAAAAATGCTCACAAATTACCTAAAATGGCTGTTTCTCCCACAGAAACAAATGAAGTTTTTTTAGATAAATATAAAACGTGGGAGTTTTTCTCCAAATATCAAATTCCTTTTGCTCATTCCTATTTACCTTCTACCTATCCAGAAAATGCTTTTCAATCCTATATTCTCAAGCCAAAAGAAGGAAGAGGTTCAAGAGGAATACATATTAATCCTAAGAATATAAAAGACTTTAGCGATGACTATATGGTTCAGGAATTATGGACAGGGAAAGAAATTACTTGTGCATTCTATGTTACTCGCCAACAAAAATTGCATGGATTTATTACCTTTGAGCGAGAGTTGCAAAGTGGAGCAACTGCTTTTTGTGAAGTAATACAAAAATATGATTCAGAATTGGAGAAAATCATTCAAAAAATGATGCTTCATTTAAAAATTGTAGGCTCTTGTAATATTCAAGCTATTGTTACCAAGGAAGGAAAAATTATGCCTTTCGAAATCAATGGAAGAATATCAGGAACAAACTCTATACGCTCACAATTTGGATTTAAAGATATAGAATATATACTAGAAGAATATGTTTTTGATAAAGAACCTACTGTTCCCAAAATTACAAAAGGAAGCGCAATACGTATTTTGATGGACGTTATTTATCCTAACTCTGAACTAAAAGAGCCTAAAAATACTCAAACAGACCATTTTATTTATTAA
- a CDS encoding HTTM domain-containing protein, whose protein sequence is MKKIYNFFEKLYDKKIDPTGLALFRIFFGLVLLGEILQLFYFKGLIFQPQAMSIGYEFSFNGFLLVWFISICFFIVGLFTRYVTIINYVYSVLIFGTSSTWEYHVDYIYMGVGFVLVFTSISETLSLDSLIKAYKNKTKGRPIQINNVSVLNYFAILFVGIGLVYFDSVFHKSVSTTWANGLGVWKPASLPQLTFLDLNWLMNQKYLMIFASYLTLFLEFIFVFIFWHKKARLPIFIVGLGLHIGILIAFPIPWFALTMIALYILLIPLHFIKGINQYYIKLLRKIIKENVDKNSTPSFPLFKKVHIYLIMICFAFMILLQFGATYRSPLINKIITDNELGASFPNKVFTKVSKSLAPTGRIFFGIVPHSVFLDFHYTGYNHLVAVTYVEKDKTETWLPIATPRGQSSWYNTGRNWAKIGFRTVGPNIDSTALAGGIKRFTEFYAVKNDIDLEDATFKVKVKKVDIPMEWEKDFLKKQMNKPWQDVSEAKWINGEFFLTLPDIESL, encoded by the coding sequence ATGAAAAAAATATATAATTTTTTTGAAAAACTCTATGATAAGAAGATAGATCCTACTGGATTAGCTCTATTTCGTATATTTTTTGGTTTGGTTCTTTTGGGAGAAATATTACAACTGTTTTATTTTAAAGGATTGATATTTCAGCCACAAGCGATGAGCATAGGATACGAATTCAGTTTTAATGGATTTTTATTAGTTTGGTTTATCAGTATTTGCTTTTTCATTGTGGGTTTATTTACTCGCTATGTAACTATTATTAACTATGTGTATTCTGTGCTTATATTTGGAACTTCTTCCACTTGGGAGTATCATGTAGATTATATATACATGGGAGTGGGTTTTGTACTTGTTTTTACATCTATATCTGAAACCTTATCATTAGATAGCTTGATAAAAGCTTATAAAAACAAGACAAAAGGAAGACCTATTCAAATAAATAATGTTTCAGTTCTAAATTATTTTGCTATTTTATTTGTTGGAATAGGTTTAGTCTATTTTGACTCTGTCTTTCATAAATCTGTTTCTACAACATGGGCAAATGGTTTAGGGGTTTGGAAACCAGCTTCTCTGCCTCAATTGACATTTTTAGATTTAAACTGGCTCATGAATCAGAAATACTTGATGATTTTTGCTAGTTATTTGACATTATTCTTGGAATTTATTTTTGTTTTTATTTTTTGGCATAAAAAAGCACGTTTACCTATTTTCATTGTTGGTTTGGGACTACATATTGGGATATTAATTGCATTTCCTATTCCTTGGTTTGCTCTTACTATGATAGCTTTATATATATTGCTTATCCCTCTACATTTTATAAAAGGTATCAATCAATATTATATTAAATTATTGAGGAAAATTATTAAGGAAAATGTTGATAAAAATAGTACCCCTTCTTTTCCTTTATTCAAAAAGGTTCATATTTATCTTATCATGATATGTTTTGCATTCATGATACTTCTACAGTTTGGCGCAACTTATAGATCTCCTCTCATCAATAAAATTATAACAGATAATGAGTTAGGGGCTTCTTTTCCTAATAAAGTTTTTACAAAAGTCTCTAAGAGTTTAGCTCCAACAGGTCGTATTTTCTTTGGGATAGTACCTCATAGTGTGTTTTTAGATTTTCATTATACTGGATATAATCATTTAGTTGCAGTAACTTATGTAGAGAAGGATAAAACAGAAACCTGGCTGCCTATTGCAACTCCTAGAGGACAGTCATCTTGGTATAATACAGGTAGAAATTGGGCAAAAATTGGTTTCAGAACAGTAGGACCTAATATAGATTCAACAGCACTTGCTGGTGGTATAAAACGCTTTACAGAGTTTTATGCTGTAAAAAATGATATTGATTTAGAGGATGCTACCTTCAAAGTCAAAGTCAAAAAAGTGGATATTCCGATGGAATGGGAAAAAGACTTTCTCAAAAAGCAAATGAATAAGCCATGGCAAGACGTAAGTGAAGCAAAGTGGATAAATGGAGAGTTTTTTCTTACCCTTCCAGATATAGAATCTCTATAA
- a CDS encoding BT_3928 family protein: MKFLNQVICFLVGALFIFSGVVKAIDPVGTAIKLGEYFEVFATDVPSLHDFFHFLSQEQNALVLAVVFVVSEIVLGIALLIGFKRKVTVWLLFLMITFFTFLTFYSAYFNKVTDCGCFGDFLPLKPWESFTKDVVLFVLITILLVQVKKLTNKSNFFTFVVMISTMLLSGFLCFHAIRYEAPIDFRAYAVGENISEQMKAPEPARYLYIMEKDGKKYEMKEYPTDPTYKYDSMILLNEEAIQPKITDYSLWNDEGDFTQESLTEKRIFILIQNVEKANFTTFEKIKKLISEVTAKNANIKVAILTSDTQEAISSFKTSQNFNFPFYYIDATVIKTIARSNPALWILNEGTVIGKYSPNEIPKSKEVLTLFE; encoded by the coding sequence ATGAAATTCCTAAATCAAGTTATCTGTTTTCTTGTAGGTGCATTATTTATTTTTTCAGGTGTGGTCAAAGCTATTGATCCTGTCGGAACGGCTATTAAGTTAGGTGAATACTTTGAAGTTTTTGCGACTGATGTTCCTTCTTTACACGACTTTTTTCATTTTCTAAGTCAAGAGCAAAATGCACTCGTTTTAGCTGTTGTTTTTGTGGTTTCGGAAATCGTATTAGGAATAGCTCTTTTGATTGGCTTCAAACGTAAAGTCACGGTTTGGCTTTTGTTTCTGATGATTACCTTTTTTACGTTCCTTACTTTTTATTCAGCCTATTTTAATAAAGTAACTGATTGTGGGTGTTTTGGAGATTTTCTTCCTCTCAAACCTTGGGAGTCGTTTACGAAAGATGTCGTTCTTTTTGTTTTAATTACAATTTTATTAGTTCAAGTAAAGAAATTAACAAACAAGTCTAATTTTTTTACTTTTGTCGTAATGATTTCGACAATGCTTCTTTCAGGTTTTCTATGTTTTCATGCCATTAGATACGAAGCTCCTATCGATTTTAGAGCCTATGCAGTTGGTGAAAATATTTCTGAACAAATGAAAGCTCCTGAACCTGCTCGTTATCTTTATATTATGGAAAAGGATGGAAAAAAATACGAAATGAAAGAATATCCAACAGACCCTACTTATAAATACGATAGCATGATTCTTCTGAATGAAGAAGCTATTCAACCCAAAATTACAGATTATAGTCTTTGGAATGATGAGGGAGATTTTACACAAGAATCTTTAACAGAAAAACGTATTTTTATTTTAATTCAGAATGTAGAAAAGGCAAATTTTACTACCTTTGAAAAAATTAAGAAATTGATTAGCGAAGTAACAGCAAAGAATGCAAATATAAAAGTAGCAATTCTTACTTCTGATACTCAAGAAGCTATTAGTTCTTTCAAAACTAGTCAGAACTTTAATTTTCCTTTTTATTATATAGACGCAACAGTTATAAAAACTATTGCTCGTTCAAACCCTGCTCTTTGGATACTCAATGAGGGAACTGTCATAGGAAAATATTCTCCTAATGAAATTCCTAAGTCGAAAGAAGTATTAACATTATTTGAATAA
- a CDS encoding DUF1599 domain-containing protein produces MTDKTLAQYRQVMGTCRQLFDQKNKDYGTSWRILRLPSITDQIYIKAQRIRTIQDKGSQMVGDDIASEFIGIINYSLMALIQIQLRNDTRLELPLREVTEYYQKHSEVSQQLLNRKNHDYGEAWRVMRITSITDIILMKLLRIKRIEDNQGKTLVSEGIDAGYKDMINYSVFALILMMEQNQNQGNNEQKTDKKLQEQ; encoded by the coding sequence TTGACTGACAAAACATTGGCTCAATATCGACAAGTAATGGGTACGTGTAGGCAACTATTCGACCAAAAAAATAAAGATTATGGTACTTCGTGGCGAATTTTGCGTCTTCCAAGTATTACAGACCAAATTTATATCAAAGCACAACGTATTCGAACGATTCAAGATAAAGGTTCGCAGATGGTAGGCGATGATATTGCCTCAGAGTTTATTGGAATCATAAATTATTCATTAATGGCTCTGATTCAGATTCAGCTTCGAAATGATACTCGTTTAGAACTTCCACTTAGAGAAGTAACAGAATATTACCAAAAACATTCAGAAGTTTCACAACAGCTCTTGAATCGTAAAAATCACGATTACGGAGAAGCATGGCGTGTTATGCGAATTACAAGTATCACAGATATTATTTTGATGAAACTGCTTCGTATCAAACGTATTGAGGATAATCAAGGCAAAACTTTAGTTTCAGAAGGTATTGACGCTGGTTATAAAGATATGATAAACTACTCTGTATTTGCACTTATTTTGATGATGGAACAAAATCAAAATCAAGGAAATAATGAGCAAAAAACAGATAAAAAATTACAAGAACAATAA
- a CDS encoding redoxin domain-containing protein, translated as MKKIKNTKWFQRFALAACFGLIGAVFAVFWWQEWQYLLPTPVPEGYQEVFVGKQIPKDIISEITERQKNKSSISSVSNGKQKPIFLHFFSPFCPCSKFNIAHINYLVERYGDEIDFYAIIFNDSEYEMEFIDFSEKYDIPIPTILDKNNTIASSCGIYATPQAAIITSEGKLFYKGNYNISRYCNNRDTNFAEQALGALLEGKNPPDFGELANKAYGCELPEDYFQ; from the coding sequence TTGAAAAAAATTAAGAATACAAAATGGTTTCAACGCTTTGCTCTTGCAGCTTGTTTTGGACTTATAGGAGCTGTGTTTGCTGTCTTTTGGTGGCAAGAATGGCAATATTTACTTCCTACACCAGTTCCAGAAGGCTATCAAGAAGTTTTTGTAGGAAAACAGATTCCTAAAGATATAATCTCAGAAATTACTGAACGTCAGAAAAATAAAAGTTCTATATCCTCTGTATCAAACGGCAAACAAAAGCCTATTTTTCTTCATTTTTTTAGTCCTTTTTGCCCATGTTCGAAGTTTAATATCGCACATATTAATTATCTTGTAGAAAGATATGGTGATGAAATAGATTTTTATGCCATTATATTCAATGACTCAGAGTACGAAATGGAGTTTATTGATTTTTCAGAGAAATATGATATTCCTATACCTACTATTTTAGATAAAAACAATACCATTGCTTCTTCTTGTGGTATTTACGCAACGCCTCAAGCAGCTATTATCACAAGTGAAGGAAAATTATTTTATAAAGGAAATTATAATATCAGTAGATATTGTAATAATAGAGATACAAATTTTGCCGAACAAGCCTTGGGTGCATTATTGGAAGGAAAAAATCCTCCAGATTTCGGAGAGTTAGCCAACAAAGCGTATGGCTGTGAGCTTCCTGAAGACTACTTCCAATAA
- a CDS encoding PAS domain S-box protein: MKHTDIALDPSIKKSKVYNLELNTYLEQVQEKADKISDKFVAMFFVLGLCLMPVYETWAFTIANSVIIAGLYGMARLVIQNKFRARMIISLVYAIFMLQFIGQMHGMAEIHFFFFINIALLIIYQDWRIMIPYTVFAIGHHSVLAVLQANAANIDVLQGVNLGNYFIGFQGRTIEGATVDYITTFQLMFHFGLAAMMAFICGWWAVIFRNNSINLMEKQFEAQAQNEELRSSEEELRQNTEELQSTNDQMYVIQREIEEKQKLLNKAEKLVNLASYEIDLATQKLTHSDNLPTIYGENKLDDMQKVIEIAHPEDTHKVVDTISQSAAGKIEDYDISYRSKGNNFDDYKYYRAVGELVRDGMNNPEKLVGTVQDITDEVKQKQKIEEAYQKVQSSEEELQQNYEELQAIQEQLLLIQYLIDNSQDAIQASKADGQFVYMNKVAGERFGIRSEECSNYYVHQVEAVFNNQEDWKAHVEEVKQIGGITIESQVTNEVTKETFPVEVGVRYVDINGEGYMMASSRNITERKKAEQELQTSEEELRQNYEELQTTQELVNNAFSEIDAQLTAISTTLGYVEMNTDRKVERVNQLFADWTGYSIDELQGAKHIDFVPNTEEDKQKYEQLWEKLNAGETVSEVFKRKAKDGTEVWLYGAYCPVKDKEGKVVKIIKVASNYNAHKEFEEQIKSTNDRLQNLIENVGDLVFLLDTDLVFKQYYASSDKDLVLKPESFLHRKITEVGFPNKPLKNIVAALQKAILNKEKATAEYKLELPHGNEWFSLIASPILNGQTEVEDILCVTRNITYIKETEIAVQEQNEMLSQQKENIETAFNELKTTQDQLIQSEKMASLGQLVANIAHEINTPLGAIRSSALSIDEILENTLPTLPPIMKSLDDATLDSFNRFVQQSSQKTDMLSSREKRRIKYNLIGELEAENVDKAEEYADWIVDMNMHEEKELYFSFLKTQNSREILHTAYQLSTVVRSNRTVKTATDRAAKIVFALKNYARQDQTGEKSTVNINESLETTLTLYHNQIKHGVDVTRDFGGIPEFMGYPDELVQVWTNIIHNALQAMKHKGRLFLQTSTNDDKVLVSIQDTGGGIPKEVQDKIFDAFFTTKSAGEGSGLGLDITKKIIEKHDGKIWFDSLDGVGTTFFIELPIKNEN; this comes from the coding sequence ATGAAACATACAGATATTGCCCTAGACCCTAGCATAAAAAAATCAAAGGTCTATAACTTAGAGTTAAATACCTATTTAGAGCAAGTACAAGAAAAAGCAGATAAAATTTCTGATAAGTTTGTCGCTATGTTTTTTGTTTTGGGCTTGTGTCTTATGCCTGTTTATGAAACGTGGGCATTTACGATTGCTAATAGTGTTATAATAGCAGGACTTTATGGAATGGCTCGTTTAGTCATACAGAATAAGTTTAGAGCTCGTATGATTATTAGCTTAGTCTATGCGATTTTTATGCTTCAATTTATTGGACAGATGCACGGAATGGCAGAAATTCACTTTTTCTTTTTTATAAATATTGCCCTTCTTATTATTTATCAAGATTGGCGTATTATGATTCCTTATACTGTTTTTGCGATTGGGCATCATAGTGTTTTGGCAGTTCTTCAAGCCAATGCAGCAAATATTGATGTTTTACAAGGTGTAAATCTAGGAAATTACTTCATAGGCTTTCAAGGAAGAACGATTGAAGGGGCAACAGTAGATTATATTACTACTTTTCAGTTGATGTTTCATTTTGGCTTGGCTGCAATGATGGCATTTATTTGTGGTTGGTGGGCTGTTATTTTTAGAAATAATAGTATTAATTTGATGGAAAAGCAGTTTGAAGCACAAGCACAAAATGAAGAGTTGCGCTCATCAGAAGAAGAGTTAAGACAAAATACAGAAGAACTACAAAGCACTAATGACCAAATGTATGTCATTCAGAGAGAAATAGAGGAGAAACAAAAACTTCTTAATAAAGCTGAGAAGTTAGTAAACTTGGCAAGTTATGAGATTGACTTGGCTACTCAAAAACTGACACATTCTGATAACTTACCTACCATTTATGGAGAAAATAAGTTAGATGATATGCAGAAAGTCATCGAAATTGCTCATCCAGAAGATACTCACAAAGTAGTAGATACAATATCACAATCAGCAGCAGGAAAAATAGAAGATTATGATATTTCGTATCGCTCAAAAGGAAATAATTTTGACGATTACAAGTATTATAGAGCCGTTGGGGAGCTTGTCAGAGATGGCATGAATAACCCAGAAAAACTTGTCGGAACAGTACAAGATATTACAGACGAGGTTAAGCAAAAACAAAAAATAGAAGAAGCCTATCAGAAAGTACAAAGCTCAGAAGAAGAATTACAACAAAACTATGAAGAGTTACAGGCTATACAAGAGCAACTACTTCTGATACAATATCTAATAGACAATTCACAAGATGCTATACAAGCGTCAAAGGCAGATGGGCAGTTTGTTTATATGAATAAAGTAGCAGGAGAAAGGTTTGGAATCCGTTCTGAGGAGTGTTCTAATTATTACGTGCATCAAGTAGAGGCTGTTTTCAACAATCAAGAAGATTGGAAAGCACACGTAGAAGAAGTCAAACAAATAGGAGGAATTACTATTGAGAGTCAAGTTACAAACGAAGTTACAAAAGAGACATTTCCTGTAGAAGTAGGTGTACGCTATGTAGATATTAATGGAGAAGGGTATATGATGGCTTCTTCTAGGAATATAACTGAGCGTAAAAAAGCAGAACAAGAATTACAAACATCAGAAGAAGAGCTACGTCAAAATTATGAAGAGCTACAAACTACACAAGAGCTTGTAAATAATGCCTTTTCAGAAATTGATGCTCAACTTACTGCTATCAGCACCACACTTGGTTATGTAGAAATGAATACTGACCGAAAAGTAGAACGAGTGAATCAACTCTTTGCTGATTGGACGGGATATTCTATCGACGAACTTCAAGGTGCAAAACATATTGATTTTGTTCCAAATACAGAAGAAGACAAACAAAAATACGAACAGCTTTGGGAAAAGCTTAATGCAGGAGAAACAGTATCCGAAGTATTCAAACGAAAAGCAAAAGACGGAACAGAAGTTTGGCTCTATGGAGCATATTGTCCTGTAAAAGATAAAGAAGGTAAAGTAGTAAAGATAATAAAAGTAGCTTCTAATTATAATGCACATAAAGAATTTGAAGAACAAATAAAATCTACCAACGACAGACTACAAAACCTTATTGAAAATGTAGGTGATTTGGTGTTTTTATTGGATACAGATTTAGTTTTTAAGCAGTATTATGCTTCTTCTGATAAAGATTTGGTACTCAAGCCAGAATCTTTTTTACACAGAAAAATAACAGAAGTAGGATTTCCAAATAAACCTTTGAAAAATATTGTAGCAGCATTACAGAAAGCAATTCTAAATAAGGAAAAAGCTACGGCAGAATATAAATTAGAACTTCCACATGGAAACGAGTGGTTTAGTTTGATTGCTTCTCCTATTTTAAATGGACAAACGGAAGTTGAGGACATCCTTTGCGTAACACGTAACATTACTTACATAAAAGAAACTGAAATTGCTGTTCAAGAACAAAATGAAATGCTCTCTCAACAGAAAGAGAATATCGAAACAGCATTTAATGAACTCAAAACTACTCAAGACCAGCTCATACAGTCTGAAAAAATGGCTAGTTTGGGGCAGCTTGTTGCTAATATTGCACATGAGATAAATACACCGTTGGGAGCAATTCGTTCGTCTGCTTTGAGTATTGATGAAATTTTGGAAAATACATTGCCAACACTGCCACCGATAATGAAAAGTTTGGATGATGCTACATTAGATAGCTTCAATAGATTTGTGCAGCAATCTTCTCAAAAGACAGATATGCTTTCTAGCCGAGAAAAACGTAGAATAAAATACAATTTGATAGGTGAACTGGAAGCAGAAAATGTCGATAAAGCAGAAGAATATGCTGATTGGATTGTAGATATGAATATGCACGAAGAAAAAGAATTGTATTTTTCATTTCTGAAGACTCAAAATTCAAGAGAAATCTTGCATACAGCATATCAATTATCGACAGTAGTTCGAAGCAACCGAACCGTCAAAACAGCCACGGATAGAGCTGCCAAAATTGTCTTTGCATTAAAGAATTATGCTCGTCAAGACCAAACAGGCGAAAAATCCACGGTAAATATCAATGAGAGCCTAGAAACAACACTTACACTCTATCACAACCAAATCAAACACGGAGTTGATGTTACTAGAGATTTTGGAGGTATTCCAGAGTTTATGGGCTACCCAGACGAACTCGTGCAGGTTTGGACAAACATTATTCATAATGCACTTCAAGCCATGAAACACAAAGGTCGTTTATTTCTCCAAACAAGTACAAATGATGATAAAGTCTTAGTCAGCATTCAAGACACAGGTGGAGGAATCCCTAAAGAAGTCCAAGACAAAATCTTTGATGCTTTCTTTACCACGAAGTCTGCTGGAGAAGGAAGTGGCTTAGGCTTAGATATTACCAAAAAAATTATAGAAAAACACGATGGAAAAATTTGGTTTGATTCTTTAGATGGGGTCGGAACTACATTTTTTATTGAACTTCCTATAAAAAATGAAAATTAA
- a CDS encoding alpha/beta hydrolase: MNVLKRNNVVVKGNGQQPILFVHGYGCDQNMWRFVAPQFEETHKVVLLDLVGSGKSDWNAYNNEKYSTLNQYASDLLEVVEALKLQNITLVVHSVSAIIGALAAIEAPHLFKKIIMVCPSPCYLNDGNYQGGFEKEDIDDMIDTLSSNYLGWASSITSVIMGNADKPELTEELTNSFCQHDPTIAKNFAKVTFTSDHRKELPKIKTPTLILQVSQDLIAPMSVGEYVQAHIKNSELVVIDGTGHCPHLSNPTETIAHLKNYLLNTAN; this comes from the coding sequence ATGAATGTACTAAAAAGAAACAATGTTGTCGTCAAAGGAAATGGTCAGCAACCTATCCTATTTGTGCATGGGTATGGTTGCGACCAAAACATGTGGCGTTTTGTTGCTCCACAGTTTGAAGAAACTCACAAAGTCGTACTACTTGATTTGGTAGGTTCGGGGAAGTCAGACTGGAACGCCTATAACAACGAGAAGTACAGCACTCTAAATCAATATGCCTCTGATTTGTTAGAAGTAGTTGAAGCACTCAAATTGCAAAACATTACTCTAGTTGTGCATTCTGTCAGTGCCATAATAGGTGCTTTAGCTGCCATAGAAGCTCCACATCTTTTTAAAAAAATTATAATGGTATGTCCTTCTCCTTGTTATCTCAATGATGGTAACTATCAAGGTGGTTTTGAGAAAGAGGATATTGACGATATGATTGATACCTTGAGTAGTAATTATTTGGGTTGGGCGAGTAGCATTACTTCTGTAATTATGGGCAATGCTGATAAGCCTGAACTTACCGAAGAACTTACCAATAGTTTCTGCCAACACGACCCCACTATTGCTAAAAACTTTGCTAAAGTTACCTTTACTAGCGACCATCGTAAGGAATTACCAAAGATAAAAACGCCAACGCTTATTTTACAAGTTTCGCAAGATTTGATAGCTCCCATGTCAGTAGGAGAGTATGTTCAAGCACACATAAAAAATAGTGAGTTGGTAGTAATAGATGGAACAGGACACTGCCCTCATCTAAGCAACCCAACAGAAACAATTGCACATCTCAAAAATTATTTGCTGAATACTGCTAATTAA